One Pyrococcus furiosus DSM 3638 genomic region harbors:
- the glp gene encoding molybdenum cofactor synthesis domain-containing protein has translation MAFLKVVSLEEAISIINSFRLEIGFEEVTLDKALGRIVAEDIYSPLDIPPFDRSTVDGYAVRAEDTFMASEANPVELKVIGEVHAGEQPSVKLSKGEAVYITTGSMMPENANAVIPFEDVEREGDIIRIYKPAYPGLGVMKKGTDIKKGQLLIRRGTKLTFKETALLSAAGFLKVKVFKKPKVAVISTGNEIVLPGEELRPGQIYDINGRAIVDAVNELGGEGIFVGIARDDRESLKKLILQALEVGDIIVISGGASGGIKDLTASVIEELGEVKVHGIAIQPGKPTIIGVINGKPVFGLPGYPTSCLTNFTLLVAPLLLRLLGREGKIKKVKAKIKHKVFSVKGRRQFLPVKLEGDVAVPILKGSGAVTSFVEADGFVEIPENVESLDEGEEVTVTLFSF, from the coding sequence ATGGCATTTCTAAAGGTAGTGTCATTGGAAGAAGCAATTTCAATAATTAATAGCTTTAGACTTGAAATAGGATTTGAGGAAGTTACTTTAGATAAAGCTCTGGGGAGGATAGTTGCAGAGGATATTTATTCCCCCTTGGATATTCCTCCCTTTGATAGATCGACCGTTGATGGGTATGCTGTTAGGGCGGAGGATACTTTTATGGCCAGTGAAGCTAATCCAGTGGAACTCAAAGTAATTGGAGAAGTTCATGCCGGAGAACAACCTTCAGTAAAGTTAAGCAAGGGAGAGGCGGTCTACATTACAACGGGGTCAATGATGCCAGAGAACGCAAATGCTGTGATTCCTTTTGAGGATGTTGAGAGAGAAGGAGATATTATAAGAATTTATAAGCCTGCATACCCAGGTTTAGGAGTCATGAAGAAAGGAACTGACATAAAAAAGGGCCAACTCTTAATTAGAAGAGGAACTAAGCTAACGTTTAAAGAAACTGCCCTGCTTTCTGCTGCGGGATTTTTAAAAGTAAAGGTCTTTAAAAAGCCTAAAGTTGCGGTCATAAGTACGGGGAATGAAATTGTTCTCCCAGGTGAAGAGCTTAGGCCTGGCCAAATATATGACATCAATGGTAGAGCAATAGTTGATGCCGTTAATGAATTGGGTGGAGAGGGAATATTCGTTGGGATTGCCAGGGATGACAGAGAAAGTCTCAAAAAATTAATACTTCAAGCCTTAGAAGTTGGAGATATTATCGTTATTAGTGGGGGGGCAAGTGGGGGAATAAAAGACTTAACAGCCTCGGTAATAGAGGAACTTGGAGAGGTTAAAGTTCATGGAATTGCAATTCAGCCAGGTAAACCCACAATAATAGGGGTTATAAACGGTAAGCCTGTCTTTGGCCTACCTGGGTATCCGACAAGTTGCCTAACAAACTTCACCCTCTTAGTTGCTCCCCTGCTTTTGAGGCTACTTGGAAGGGAAGGAAAAATTAAGAAGGTTAAGGCGAAAATTAAGCATAAAGTATTTTCGGTAAAGGGAAGAAGACAATTCCTCCCAGTTAAACTTGAGGGAGATGTAGCGGTTCCTATCTTGAAGGGAAGCGGAGCAGTCACAAGCTTTGTGGAGGCAGATGGTTTTGTGGAAATTCCCGAGAATGTAGAAAGCCTTGATGAGGGAGAAGAAGTAACGGTAACGTTGTTCTCGTTTTAG
- a CDS encoding ubiquitin-like small modifier protein 1 has protein sequence MVKVKVKYFARFRQLAGVDEEEIELPEGARVRDLIEEIKKRHEKFKEEVFGEGYDEDADVNIAVNGRYVSWDEELKDGDVVGVFPPVSGG, from the coding sequence ATGGTCAAGGTTAAGGTTAAGTACTTTGCTAGATTTAGGCAACTTGCAGGAGTTGATGAAGAGGAGATTGAGCTTCCAGAGGGAGCTAGAGTTAGGGACTTGATAGAAGAAATAAAGAAAAGACATGAAAAATTTAAGGAGGAGGTCTTTGGAGAAGGATACGATGAGGATGCCGATGTTAACATTGCCGTAAATGGAAGGTATGTAAGCTGGGATGAAGAGTTAAAGGATGGGGATGTTGTTGGAGTATTTCCTCCCGTAAGCGGAGGTTAA
- a CDS encoding secondary thiamine-phosphate synthase enzyme YjbQ, with amino-acid sequence MIETITIRTSKEVEIIDITEKVQEIVRKSGIDNGIAVVYTRHTTTGIIVNENEPRLLNDIENILSKLIPKGAGYRHDSIDNNAHSHLRAIILGPSVTIPIVNGQLMLGTWQSILFVELDGPRRREVYVKVCKC; translated from the coding sequence ATGATTGAAACCATCACTATAAGGACTTCCAAAGAAGTTGAAATAATAGATATAACGGAAAAAGTCCAGGAAATCGTTAGAAAAAGTGGCATCGATAATGGAATTGCCGTTGTCTATACTAGGCATACCACCACAGGAATAATAGTAAATGAGAACGAGCCAAGGCTCCTTAACGACATAGAAAATATTCTCTCAAAATTAATTCCCAAAGGTGCAGGATACAGACACGATTCTATAGATAACAACGCCCACTCTCACCTCAGAGCTATAATACTTGGCCCAAGCGTGACTATTCCAATAGTAAATGGCCAACTTATGTTAGGAACTTGGCAGAGCATTCTCTTTGTAGAGTTAGATGGACCCAGGAGAAGAGAAGTTTATGTAAAAGTATGTAAATGTTAA
- a CDS encoding cyclic 2,3-diphosphoglycerate synthase, which produces MAEKKRRRVVILGAAGRDFHNFNVFFRDNPDYEVVAFTATQIPDIEGRIYPPELAGELYPNGIPILPEDDLEKIIKEHDVDIVVFAYSDVSHEHVMHLASRAHSAGADFWLLGPKSTMLKSSKPVVAVTAVRTGCGKSQTSRKVAQILQEMGFKVVAVRHPMPYGDLRKQVVQRFATFEDLDRYECTIEEREEYEPYLERGMVVYAGVDYEKILREAEKEADIILWDGGNNDFPFFEPDLWIVVTDPHRPGHELTHHPGETNFRSADVIIINKIDTAPPENIQKIRENIEKINPNAIVIEAASPIFVDKPELIKGKRVLVVEDGPTLTHGGMSFGAGYIAAKKFGAKEIVDPRPYAVGSIIETYKKYPHLSNILPAMGYGKKQIKELEETINRADADVVVMGTPVDLRRFMNLNKPAVRVKYELEEIGKPKLRDVLEEWVKKCEKLKK; this is translated from the coding sequence ATGGCCGAGAAAAAAAGGAGAAGGGTTGTAATTCTGGGTGCTGCGGGTAGAGACTTCCACAACTTCAACGTCTTTTTCAGAGATAACCCAGATTACGAGGTTGTTGCCTTCACTGCCACCCAAATTCCAGATATAGAGGGGAGAATATATCCCCCAGAGCTAGCTGGTGAACTGTATCCAAATGGAATTCCAATTCTACCAGAAGATGATTTGGAAAAGATAATCAAAGAGCATGATGTTGACATAGTGGTTTTCGCGTACTCTGACGTTTCTCACGAACACGTCATGCACTTAGCAAGTAGAGCCCACAGTGCTGGGGCTGACTTCTGGCTACTTGGACCAAAGAGCACAATGCTAAAGTCAAGCAAGCCCGTTGTAGCCGTAACTGCAGTCAGAACAGGATGTGGAAAGAGCCAGACCTCAAGAAAAGTGGCCCAAATCCTCCAAGAGATGGGATTCAAGGTAGTTGCAGTCAGACACCCAATGCCCTACGGTGATCTAAGAAAGCAAGTTGTTCAGCGCTTTGCGACCTTTGAGGACCTCGACAGATATGAGTGTACAATTGAGGAGAGAGAAGAGTATGAGCCATACCTAGAGAGAGGAATGGTAGTATACGCTGGAGTTGACTACGAGAAGATACTGAGGGAGGCAGAGAAAGAGGCCGACATAATCCTCTGGGACGGTGGGAACAACGACTTCCCATTCTTCGAGCCCGACTTATGGATAGTTGTCACTGACCCACACAGACCTGGTCATGAGTTGACACACCACCCAGGTGAAACAAACTTCAGAAGTGCTGATGTTATTATAATCAATAAAATAGACACAGCCCCACCAGAGAACATACAGAAGATTAGAGAGAACATTGAAAAGATAAATCCAAATGCTATAGTCATTGAAGCAGCATCACCAATCTTCGTGGACAAGCCAGAGCTAATCAAGGGTAAGCGCGTTCTCGTAGTTGAGGATGGTCCGACCCTCACCCATGGTGGAATGAGCTTCGGTGCAGGTTACATAGCAGCCAAGAAGTTCGGAGCTAAGGAGATAGTAGATCCAAGGCCATACGCTGTTGGGTCAATAATTGAAACATACAAGAAGTACCCACACCTAAGCAACATACTCCCAGCAATGGGATACGGCAAGAAGCAGATCAAAGAGCTAGAGGAAACAATTAACAGAGCAGATGCAGACGTTGTCGTTATGGGAACTCCAGTAGACCTAAGAAGATTCATGAACCTCAACAAGCCTGCAGTAAGAGTCAAGTATGAGCTTGAGGAAATAGGCAAGCCAAAGCTCAGAGACGTTCTTGAGGAGTGGGTAAAGAAGTGTGAAAAGCTCAAGAAGTAA
- a CDS encoding HypC/HybG/HupF family hydrogenase formation chaperone — MCLAIPGKVVEIKGNVGIVDFGGIRREVRLDLLSDVKVGDYVIVHTGFAIEKLDERRAREILEAWEEVFSVIGGE; from the coding sequence ATGTGCCTTGCAATCCCAGGGAAAGTGGTGGAGATTAAAGGTAACGTTGGAATAGTGGATTTTGGAGGAATACGGAGAGAGGTAAGGTTAGATCTTTTGAGTGATGTTAAAGTTGGCGATTACGTTATAGTTCACACTGGCTTTGCTATAGAAAAGTTAGATGAGAGGAGAGCTAGAGAAATTCTTGAAGCCTGGGAAGAAGTTTTCTCAGTAATTGGGGGTGAGTAA
- the hypD gene encoding hydrogenase formation protein HypD: MLEKFGDKAVAQKILEKIKEEAKGIEELRFMHVCGTHEDTVTRSGIRSLLPENVKIMSGPGCPVCITPVEDIVKMMEIMKVAREEREEIILTTFGDMYRIPTPIGSFADLKSQGYDVRIVYSIYDSYKIAKENPDKLVVHFSPGFETTAAPTAGMLESIVEEGLENFKIYSVHRLTPPAVEALLNAGTVFHGLIDPGHVSTIIGVKGWAYLTEKFGIPQVVAGFEPVDVLLGILILIRLVKRGEAKIINEYNRVVKWEGNVKAQELIWKYFEVKDAKWRALGVIPRSGLELKKEWKELEIRTYYNPEVPKLPDLEKGCLCGAVLRGLALPTQCQHFGKTCTPRHPVGPCMVSYEGTCHIFYKYGALM; the protein is encoded by the coding sequence ATGCTTGAAAAATTTGGAGACAAAGCTGTAGCTCAAAAGATTTTAGAAAAAATTAAAGAGGAAGCTAAAGGGATAGAAGAGCTACGATTTATGCACGTTTGTGGGACTCATGAGGACACAGTAACTAGGAGTGGAATCAGATCACTTCTTCCAGAAAATGTAAAAATCATGAGTGGCCCAGGATGTCCCGTCTGTATAACCCCCGTTGAGGACATAGTGAAGATGATGGAAATTATGAAAGTTGCGAGAGAGGAGAGGGAAGAAATTATTCTCACTACTTTTGGTGACATGTATAGAATTCCAACTCCAATAGGAAGCTTTGCAGACTTAAAGAGTCAGGGTTACGATGTGAGGATAGTTTACTCTATATACGACTCCTATAAAATAGCCAAGGAAAATCCAGATAAGCTTGTAGTGCACTTTTCTCCTGGGTTTGAGACTACCGCCGCTCCAACAGCTGGAATGCTTGAGAGCATTGTGGAAGAGGGGCTAGAGAACTTTAAGATTTATTCCGTTCATAGGTTAACCCCTCCTGCAGTTGAAGCTCTCCTAAATGCGGGGACTGTTTTTCACGGTTTAATAGATCCTGGTCATGTCTCTACAATAATTGGGGTGAAAGGATGGGCGTATCTCACAGAAAAGTTTGGAATTCCTCAAGTTGTGGCTGGCTTTGAGCCAGTTGATGTTTTACTCGGAATACTTATTCTCATTAGGCTTGTGAAGAGGGGCGAAGCGAAAATAATCAACGAGTATAATAGAGTTGTAAAGTGGGAAGGAAATGTCAAGGCCCAAGAACTGATTTGGAAGTACTTTGAAGTTAAAGATGCAAAGTGGAGGGCCCTAGGAGTAATTCCAAGGAGCGGATTGGAACTTAAGAAAGAGTGGAAGGAGCTAGAAATTAGAACTTATTACAATCCCGAGGTTCCAAAGCTCCCAGATCTTGAAAAAGGATGTCTCTGTGGGGCAGTCCTTAGAGGATTAGCCTTACCGACCCAGTGCCAACACTTTGGAAAGACATGTACACCAAGACATCCGGTAGGTCCTTGTATGGTTTCGTACGAAGGAACTTGTCACATATTTTACAAATATGGCGCCCTGATGTAG
- a CDS encoding SagB/ThcOx family dehydrogenase has protein sequence MVVFSSVALLSKPYLPREQKRITYSGEKIILPAPRTEGEMSVEEAIAKRRSIRTYKNEPLKIEELGQLLWAAQGITHEYKRAAPSAGATYPFEIFVVVGNVEGLKPGIYHYDPFEHSLTLTKEGDFRKELQEAALGQEWVGNAAINIVLVAFYERTTKYYGERGIRYVHMEAGHIGQNIYLQATALGLGTVAVGAFHDEEVARIIGTNGAPLYIFPVGRV, from the coding sequence TTGGTTGTTTTTTCATCAGTTGCTCTTCTGTCAAAGCCTTATCTTCCAAGAGAACAGAAAAGAATAACGTACTCAGGAGAAAAGATAATCTTGCCTGCCCCAAGAACTGAAGGAGAAATGAGTGTTGAAGAAGCTATTGCAAAAAGAAGGAGCATTAGGACATACAAAAATGAGCCTCTAAAGATAGAGGAGCTTGGTCAACTATTATGGGCTGCACAAGGTATAACTCATGAATATAAGAGGGCAGCCCCAAGTGCAGGAGCAACATATCCCTTTGAAATCTTCGTTGTCGTTGGTAATGTCGAAGGGTTAAAACCTGGGATATACCACTATGACCCATTTGAGCATAGTCTTACTTTAACAAAAGAAGGTGATTTCAGGAAAGAGCTTCAGGAGGCAGCTTTGGGACAAGAATGGGTGGGTAATGCAGCAATAAACATTGTGCTTGTGGCCTTCTACGAAAGGACAACGAAATATTATGGGGAGAGGGGAATTAGATACGTTCACATGGAAGCAGGGCACATAGGTCAGAACATATACCTACAAGCCACAGCCCTTGGCCTGGGAACTGTGGCTGTTGGAGCATTTCATGATGAAGAAGTTGCGAGAATAATTGGAACAAATGGGGCTCCTTTGTATATATTCCCGGTTGGGAGGGTATGA
- the arsB gene encoding ACR3 family arsenite efflux transporter, producing the protein MGEKKGLSFFEKYLSLWVALCIVLGILIGKFMPSLPRTLSKLTIANVNMAIAVLIWAMIYPMMVKVDFSAIKRVHKGQMLKGLIVTWVTNWLIKPFSMFLISSFFIGTIFSMKLGLIDPSLAKEYIAGAILLGAAPCTAMVFVWSYLADGDPLYTLVQVATNDIIILFAFAPIVGFLMGLNKVPVPYDTLLLSVVLFVVIPLSAGYLSRRYILKTKGHKWFEQEFLPKLSTISIVGLLLTLILLFSFQGEIILENPLHIALIAIPLTIQTYFIFAIAYGWAWIWKLPHKVAAPASFIGASNFFELAVAVAIALFGLDSGAALATVVGVLEEVPIMLSLVWIANKTRHFFTAKFETGSGSKAWALLRNSLPYYPYCPNHEDIRKDTYKQMNLYPVLFFLG; encoded by the coding sequence ATGGGCGAGAAAAAGGGGTTAAGCTTCTTTGAAAAGTATCTCTCACTTTGGGTTGCTCTTTGTATAGTACTCGGCATTCTAATTGGAAAATTCATGCCATCCCTTCCCAGAACACTTTCAAAGCTCACAATAGCAAACGTAAATATGGCAATAGCAGTACTAATTTGGGCAATGATTTATCCAATGATGGTCAAGGTTGACTTTTCAGCAATTAAGAGAGTGCACAAGGGCCAAATGCTCAAGGGATTAATTGTTACTTGGGTAACCAACTGGTTAATAAAGCCATTCAGTATGTTCCTAATAAGTTCATTCTTCATAGGCACTATTTTTTCAATGAAGCTTGGCCTCATTGATCCCTCTCTTGCCAAGGAGTACATAGCAGGTGCAATACTTTTGGGAGCTGCACCCTGTACTGCGATGGTTTTCGTGTGGAGTTATTTAGCTGATGGAGACCCCCTCTACACTTTAGTGCAGGTAGCAACAAACGACATTATAATTCTCTTCGCATTCGCTCCAATAGTTGGTTTCCTCATGGGTCTTAACAAAGTTCCAGTTCCATATGATACACTCCTCCTCTCCGTAGTACTCTTTGTTGTAATCCCACTGTCCGCTGGCTACCTTTCAAGAAGATACATTTTGAAGACAAAAGGACACAAATGGTTTGAGCAAGAGTTTCTTCCAAAGCTTAGCACAATATCAATAGTTGGATTGTTGCTCACTTTAATTCTGCTGTTCTCGTTCCAGGGAGAGATAATCCTCGAAAATCCACTCCACATTGCCCTCATAGCTATTCCCCTAACAATACAGACGTACTTTATATTTGCAATAGCCTATGGATGGGCATGGATCTGGAAACTCCCACACAAGGTTGCCGCTCCAGCATCATTCATAGGTGCAAGCAACTTTTTCGAACTGGCCGTAGCAGTTGCAATAGCCTTGTTTGGTTTAGATAGTGGTGCCGCTTTAGCTACAGTAGTAGGGGTCTTGGAGGAAGTTCCAATAATGTTAAGCCTTGTATGGATAGCAAATAAGACAAGACACTTTTTCACAGCAAAATTTGAAACTGGAAGTGGGAGCAAAGCATGGGCCTTACTGAGGAATAGTTTACCTTACTACCCATATTGTCCAAACCATGAAGATATACGTAAGGATACTTACAAGCAAATGAACCTTTATCCAGTGCTGTTTTTTCTTGGATAA
- a CDS encoding arsenate reductase ArsC, translating into MEEKIILFVCVKNSARSQMAEAFFNYYNDDPRFKAMSAGTEPADDIDPLAKKVMEEIGISLEGQKPKLYTPEMADKAYIVITMGCLDKCPYAPPEKTWDWGLEDPYGKPIEKYREVRDEIKRRVLKLIEDLKAGKSREEIIGRKSLFAI; encoded by the coding sequence ATGGAGGAAAAAATCATCCTATTTGTTTGCGTAAAGAACTCTGCAAGGAGTCAAATGGCAGAGGCATTCTTCAATTATTATAACGATGATCCAAGATTTAAAGCAATGAGCGCTGGGACTGAGCCAGCTGATGACATTGATCCCCTAGCAAAGAAGGTCATGGAGGAAATAGGAATTTCTTTAGAGGGGCAAAAACCAAAGCTTTATACTCCGGAAATGGCAGATAAAGCTTACATTGTCATAACAATGGGATGTCTAGATAAATGTCCATATGCCCCACCTGAAAAGACTTGGGATTGGGGACTGGAAGATCCTTATGGAAAGCCAATAGAAAAGTATCGAGAAGTTAGAGATGAGATAAAGCGTCGTGTTCTAAAGCTTATAGAGGATTTAAAAGCTGGAAAGAGTAGAGAGGAAATTATAGGAAGAAAAAGCTTGTTTGCCATTTAA
- a CDS encoding Gfo/Idh/MocA family protein: MRKVKLGLVGCGIAAKTLHIPALKKLSELFEVTAVTSRTRAHAQECSKLLGGVEVFESYDELLKSGEVDAVDLALPVELNLPFIKKAVESGVHVICEKPISTDTKTGKEIVKIAESSDVVVYIAENFRHIPVFWKAKELIEKGKIGDPIFMSWHIWVGMDESNPYVHTEWRKKPKHIGGYLSDGGVHHVAAMRLIFGDIVWVSAVVRDISPLLGGPDFISSILEFESGVVGSYTAGYPIKGKDRFEVVGTEGRMVIEWDRIVLNGESIYVKPEDSYKLEFKDFYYVVKGKRENVLGSPLEALKDLAVIEAAVNSNGQKVNVGDLLDLEK; the protein is encoded by the coding sequence ATGAGAAAAGTTAAATTAGGATTAGTTGGTTGTGGAATTGCAGCAAAAACTCTCCACATTCCAGCTTTAAAGAAGCTTTCTGAGTTGTTTGAGGTGACTGCAGTTACGAGTAGAACAAGAGCTCATGCCCAAGAATGCTCTAAGCTTTTGGGAGGAGTGGAGGTTTTTGAAAGCTATGATGAGCTCCTTAAATCTGGAGAAGTAGATGCCGTTGATCTAGCACTTCCAGTTGAGTTAAATCTTCCATTTATAAAGAAAGCGGTTGAAAGTGGAGTTCATGTAATATGCGAAAAGCCCATCTCTACAGACACAAAGACTGGAAAAGAGATCGTGAAAATAGCCGAAAGTTCAGATGTTGTTGTATATATAGCTGAGAACTTTAGGCATATCCCCGTTTTCTGGAAGGCAAAAGAGCTTATTGAGAAGGGCAAAATCGGTGATCCGATTTTTATGAGTTGGCACATATGGGTTGGGATGGACGAGAGCAATCCCTACGTTCATACAGAGTGGAGAAAAAAGCCCAAACATATAGGAGGTTATCTTTCAGATGGTGGAGTTCATCATGTGGCGGCTATGAGACTTATTTTCGGCGACATTGTTTGGGTTTCTGCCGTTGTTCGCGACATATCTCCGTTGTTAGGAGGGCCGGATTTCATTTCTTCCATACTAGAATTCGAAAGTGGAGTAGTGGGTAGCTACACTGCTGGATATCCAATTAAGGGAAAGGATAGATTCGAGGTCGTTGGTACGGAGGGGAGAATGGTTATAGAGTGGGATAGGATAGTTCTCAATGGAGAAAGTATTTATGTTAAGCCAGAGGATAGCTATAAGCTTGAGTTTAAGGACTTCTACTATGTCGTGAAAGGGAAGAGAGAAAATGTTCTTGGCAGTCCGCTAGAGGCTCTGAAAGATCTCGCAGTTATAGAAGCGGCAGTTAACTCAAATGGGCAGAAAGTGAATGTTGGTGATCTCCTAGATTTGGAAAAGTAG
- a CDS encoding glycoside hydrolase family 99-like domain-containing protein, producing MGKYHAIEDIVQWKHIDWARGHGIYIFWVDWTNYIHTSDGRRIQEITRKLLDKGMNVGVMIGAQVDMHFTKGYPSVDLSDPWNKNVLLEVVRMAIPLMKHPNYYRINGKPAIFIWNEAIFYNRAEAYREIKEMVKRDLGVEPYIIADVLPRIMADRKVIPGTPEGEWYIRNLLLRKNDGGDKFIDAYTSWIGFYSVQGETALTPREIEMYSKLYREHVEAWSSYTNGRNKCFIPTVSPGFDRTFDKSFNQQFPIPRDPKRFAEMLKIALDSLGNCKEIRIDTWNDFYEGTFIEPSVSDGFTYLEVLEEFIKELKEN from the coding sequence TTGGGAAAATATCACGCTATAGAAGATATAGTCCAATGGAAGCATATTGACTGGGCAAGAGGTCATGGAATATATATTTTTTGGGTCGATTGGACAAACTACATTCATACTTCAGATGGCCGGAGGATCCAGGAAATAACCCGTAAACTATTGGATAAGGGAATGAACGTTGGAGTAATGATAGGTGCCCAAGTAGATATGCATTTCACTAAGGGATACCCTTCCGTGGACCTAAGTGATCCGTGGAACAAGAATGTTTTGTTAGAAGTCGTGAGAATGGCCATCCCACTTATGAAGCACCCTAACTACTATAGGATCAACGGAAAACCTGCAATCTTTATATGGAATGAAGCGATATTTTACAACAGAGCAGAAGCCTATAGGGAAATTAAAGAAATGGTAAAGAGAGATCTTGGTGTCGAACCATATATAATAGCAGATGTTTTACCAAGAATTATGGCCGACCGAAAAGTAATCCCAGGAACTCCTGAAGGAGAGTGGTACATTCGAAACCTCCTATTAAGGAAAAACGATGGGGGAGATAAATTTATAGATGCATATACGTCATGGATAGGCTTCTATTCTGTTCAGGGAGAAACTGCGCTAACGCCTAGGGAAATTGAAATGTATTCAAAACTATACAGAGAACATGTAGAAGCTTGGAGTAGCTATACAAATGGTAGAAATAAATGCTTTATTCCCACAGTCAGTCCTGGGTTCGATAGAACATTTGACAAATCCTTCAACCAGCAGTTTCCAATACCAAGGGATCCAAAAAGGTTTGCCGAGATGCTAAAAATAGCTCTAGATTCCTTGGGAAACTGCAAAGAGATAAGAATAGATACTTGGAATGACTTTTATGAGGGGACATTTATAGAACCCTCTGTGAGTGATGGCTTTACGTACTTAGAAGTGCTTGAAGAGTTTATAAAAGAGCTAAAGGAAAATTAA
- a CDS encoding SDR family oxidoreductase, translated as MPCYNLKNKVAIVTGGGQGIGAAIAQLFAENGAKVVLAEIDEEAGLEREAMLRERGLDVTFIKTDVADEESVKNMVKKTVELYGGVDILVNNAAIMSVKSIFERTLEEWERVIRVNLTGPYICSRYAAEEMIKRGGGVIINIASTRALMSEPDTEPYSASKGGLLALTHSLAISLAKYRIRVVAVSPGWIETSRWKKSKLRSEPKLRPIDHEQHPAGRVGDPMDIAHICAFLADNEKAGFITGVNFVVDGGMTVKMIYAD; from the coding sequence ATGCCATGCTATAACCTGAAGAATAAAGTGGCGATTGTAACTGGCGGTGGTCAGGGGATTGGAGCAGCAATAGCCCAGCTTTTTGCTGAAAATGGGGCTAAAGTAGTTTTGGCCGAGATAGATGAAGAGGCCGGATTGGAGAGAGAAGCAATGCTCCGTGAAAGGGGGCTGGATGTTACTTTTATAAAAACTGATGTCGCGGATGAAGAATCCGTAAAAAACATGGTTAAGAAAACCGTTGAATTGTATGGAGGAGTTGATATACTGGTTAATAATGCTGCAATAATGTCTGTAAAGAGCATTTTTGAAAGAACGCTCGAAGAGTGGGAGAGGGTCATAAGGGTGAACCTGACGGGGCCCTACATATGCTCCCGCTATGCTGCGGAGGAGATGATAAAGCGCGGAGGAGGAGTCATCATAAACATTGCAAGCACAAGGGCTTTAATGTCCGAACCGGACACTGAGCCGTATTCTGCTTCTAAGGGTGGTCTCCTGGCACTAACGCACTCTTTAGCAATAAGTCTCGCAAAGTACAGGATTAGGGTTGTGGCTGTAAGTCCTGGGTGGATAGAGACTTCGCGTTGGAAGAAGTCAAAGCTGCGCTCCGAGCCAAAGCTAAGGCCCATAGATCATGAACAGCATCCAGCTGGAAGAGTTGGAGACCCAATGGACATAGCCCACATCTGCGCCTTTTTAGCTGACAACGAAAAAGCCGGCTTCATAACGGGCGTAAACTTCGTCGTCGACGGAGGAATGACAGTCAAAATGATATATGCAGACTAA